The DNA sequence CAAGATTTTTAATAGACGCTGCTTTTACAGATACTAAAATTTCATTTTCCTGTATTGTTTCCGGTTCCGGGAAATCTGCATATTGAGGAATACTTGCTTTATCAAATACTACTGCTGCTTTCATTCTTTTAATTTTTATACAAAATTATAAGGGATGAATGCTATGAAACGATAACATTTGTTATCAGTTTGGGAAAGGAAGCTGGAAGAATGAGGGAAAAAGTTATAACCCCGATAATAGATTTAAAACGCGGAGCACGCCAGGAACATGATATTGTGATTATTATTTGTTCGCAAGGGCACTTCGTTCAGCAATGAACAATCGTTGCTGAGGGAAACGCCTTTGCGACCTTATTCAACAACATGTATTATTCTTTGCAAACCTTGCGTTTAAGATGAGCCAAAATTTATACAGTCCCTTTTTAAACTTCCGGCTTCTGGCTTCCATCTTCCTGCTTATCCCAGTCTCTCTTTCAATATTTTGCTTTTGATCCTGCTGAGATGCACCGTCGTAATGCCCAGATAGGAAGCAATATAATGTTGGGGAACTCTTTTAATAATTTCCGGCTTGGTTTTGGTCAGATTGATATACCGCTGCTGTGGTGTATCTTTAATAAAGGAAAAGAAATGTTTCATATAATCGAATACCCTTTCAAAAAGAGCATCCATAAACAGGTTTCTGAGCTCAGGATTTTCATAGACGTCATCCAGGAAGGCCTCTACATCGGGTTTATCAATTTTGTATAAGATGCAGGGTTCTATGGTTTCAAATGACACCATACTCGGTAAGCCTTTTTTGAAGCTTTCAAGGGAGGAAAACATTGTATTTTCAAGAAAAAACTGGAAAGTGACATCTTTTCCGTCATTATTATACCAGGCTCTTACGATTCCTTTTTCAATATAATAGGCATTGCAGGAAACCTCATCTTCTTTTAAAAGCAAGGTTTTGGCTGGAACTTCCATACGTTCAAAGCTGCCCAGAAATTTTCTCCATTTTTCTTTAGGGAAAGGAAACCTGTTTTTAATATGCTCAAACATACCTGATATAAAAAAAGAACGGAACAAATGTCCGTTCTTATATATTTTAGATTAAACTTTTAATTTTAGCAATGATATCATCACCTAACTGATCTGCTTCTTCCTGAGAGTGAGCTTCTGTATAAATTCTGATAATCGGTTCTGTATTAGATTTTCTAAGGTGAACCCAGTTGTTTTCAAAGTCTATTTTAACGCCGTCTACAGTAGAAACGTCTTCATTCTGATATTCCTGCTCCATTTTGCTTAAGATAGCGTCTACATCAATTTCCGGAGTCAGTTCTATTTTCTTTTTACCCATGAAATAACTTGGATATCCTGCTCTTAGCTCAGAGACTGTTTTGTTTTCTTTGGCCAAATGAGTTAAAAATAAAGCTACTCCTACTAAAGAGTCTCTTCCATAATGTAAATCAGGATAGATAATTCCCCCGTTTCCTTCTCCTCCAATGACTGCATTTTTCTCTTTCATTAAAGTAACAACGTTTACTTCTCCCACAGCACTGGCAAAATATTCTGAGTCATGCGAACGTGCAACATCTC is a window from the Chryseobacterium indologenes genome containing:
- a CDS encoding Crp/Fnr family transcriptional regulator, with amino-acid sequence MFEHIKNRFPFPKEKWRKFLGSFERMEVPAKTLLLKEDEVSCNAYYIEKGIVRAWYNNDGKDVTFQFFLENTMFSSLESFKKGLPSMVSFETIEPCILYKIDKPDVEAFLDDVYENPELRNLFMDALFERVFDYMKHFFSFIKDTPQQRYINLTKTKPEIIKRVPQHYIASYLGITTVHLSRIKSKILKERLG